A region of Planktothrix tepida PCC 9214 DNA encodes the following proteins:
- a CDS encoding GNAT family N-acetyltransferase — MSEVLIPGYSLRQGSRLDRALLLKFVYRTYKEQFPNQDLSHLTQTVEQYFSPQAPLWWVEQLHPDGSISEPVGCLWLGNAIDQADGERTAHIFLLYVAPEHRKQGIGSALVLRGEEWALQRGDRKISLQVFMNNQPALNLYKKLGYQPQSLLMQKML; from the coding sequence GTGTCTGAGGTTCTAATTCCCGGTTATAGTCTGCGTCAAGGATCACGGTTGGATCGGGCATTATTGCTGAAGTTTGTCTATCGTACCTATAAGGAACAGTTCCCTAACCAGGATTTAAGTCATCTGACCCAAACCGTTGAGCAGTATTTCTCTCCTCAAGCCCCCTTATGGTGGGTAGAGCAATTACATCCTGATGGTTCAATCTCCGAACCTGTGGGGTGTTTATGGTTAGGGAATGCCATTGATCAAGCAGATGGAGAACGCACAGCCCATATTTTTCTATTGTATGTGGCTCCAGAACACCGCAAACAGGGAATTGGTTCGGCGTTAGTGTTGCGAGGGGAAGAGTGGGCACTGCAACGAGGCGATCGCAAAATTAGCCTGCAAGTGTTTATGAATAACCAACCCGCCCTCAACCTCTATAAAAAACTCGGCTATCAACCTCAATCTTTATTGATGCAGAAGATGCTTTGA
- a CDS encoding alpha/beta fold hydrolase, whose protein sequence is MFEPNGFGQRSMVTSLGRMVYYTAEGSPWNLNEVSATLPPLVFLHGFGGGSSAYEWSKVYPAFVDEYRILAPDLIGWGRSEHPAKTYKIEDYLTTITEFLEQTCSPPATVIASSLTAAFTIRVAIQRPDLFKSLILVTPSGLSDFGENYGRTLFSQIVKTPILDRILYFTGIANSGGIQSFLQSRQFAEPNRIYPEIVDAYLKSAQQPNAEYAALSFVGGDLCFDLSLYMTQLITPTAILWGEKSAFTSPETGQRLANLNPTAIKVFQKIDNVGLTPHLELPAVTIGVIRQCLKILEPLSTP, encoded by the coding sequence ATGTTTGAACCGAATGGATTTGGTCAGCGTTCAATGGTGACATCTTTAGGCAGAATGGTGTATTACACCGCCGAGGGTTCACCTTGGAATTTGAATGAAGTTTCTGCGACATTACCTCCGTTAGTCTTTTTACATGGATTTGGGGGAGGTTCTTCTGCTTATGAATGGTCAAAAGTTTATCCGGCTTTTGTAGATGAATACCGAATTTTAGCCCCGGATTTAATCGGGTGGGGTCGTTCAGAACATCCGGCAAAAACTTATAAAATTGAGGATTATCTCACGACCATTACTGAGTTTTTAGAACAAACCTGTTCACCTCCAGCTACAGTCATTGCTTCTTCTCTAACGGCAGCATTTACAATTCGAGTCGCCATTCAACGTCCCGACTTGTTCAAATCTTTGATTTTAGTAACTCCTTCAGGATTATCGGATTTTGGAGAAAATTATGGACGCACATTGTTCAGCCAAATTGTGAAAACACCCATTTTAGATCGGATTTTGTATTTTACGGGAATTGCCAATAGTGGCGGAATTCAAAGTTTTCTGCAAAGCCGTCAATTTGCTGAACCCAATCGAATTTATCCCGAAATTGTAGACGCTTATTTAAAATCGGCTCAACAACCCAATGCCGAATACGCAGCTTTGTCTTTTGTGGGGGGTGATTTGTGTTTTGATTTATCATTGTATATGACTCAACTGATTACACCAACAGCTATTCTTTGGGGTGAAAAATCCGCTTTTACCAGTCCCGAAACTGGCCAACGGTTAGCTAACTTAAATCCAACGGCGATTAAAGTTTTTCAAAAAATAGATAATGTTGGATTAACTCCCCATTTAGAACTTCCGGCGGTCACGATTGGGGTGATTCGTCAATGTCTAAAAATCCTTGAACCCCTTTCAACCCCATGA
- a CDS encoding ABC transporter ATP-binding protein — MSQLSAINLGRKINSRWVWRGVNLALSPGVCLGLVGATGTGKTLLLRTLAGLDPIDKGEIKLGNRPLNQCYMPQYRSFVIYLHQRPILLEGTVETNLKSVYNLSIHRQKSYNSQRVENWFLDLGRSPNFLQQSAQNLSGGETQLVALIRALQLDPLVLLLDEPTASLDPRTTEQVESLIQRWLTENPERACIWTSHDSKQLHRVTQVQQELVSVH, encoded by the coding sequence ATGAGTCAATTATCAGCAATCAACCTCGGTCGTAAAATTAACTCTCGATGGGTTTGGCGTGGGGTAAATTTAGCTTTATCCCCTGGCGTTTGTTTAGGTTTAGTGGGGGCGACAGGAACCGGAAAAACACTCTTATTAAGAACATTAGCGGGGTTAGATCCTATTGATAAGGGTGAAATTAAACTGGGAAATCGCCCTTTAAACCAATGTTATATGCCTCAATATCGTTCTTTTGTGATTTATCTTCATCAACGTCCTATTCTATTAGAAGGAACTGTCGAAACCAACTTAAAAAGCGTTTATAACCTATCAATTCATCGTCAAAAATCTTACAATTCTCAACGAGTAGAAAACTGGTTTTTAGACCTAGGGCGATCGCCTAATTTTCTCCAACAATCGGCTCAAAATTTGTCGGGGGGTGAAACTCAACTGGTTGCTTTAATTCGCGCCTTACAACTTGATCCGTTAGTGTTATTATTAGATGAACCAACGGCATCTTTAGACCCCAGAACAACTGAACAAGTCGAGTCCTTAATTCAACGCTGGTTAACTGAAAACCCTGAACGCGCTTGTATTTGGACAAGCCATGATTCTAAACAATTGCATCGAGTAACTCAAGTTCAACAAGAATTAGTTTCTGTTCATTAA
- a CDS encoding PCP reductase family protein — protein MSNADYFGELQWLPEAKAKLKNIPYFVRTQARQRIEQLAREAEQGIVTAELVEQARLEFGQ, from the coding sequence ATGTCTAACGCTGATTATTTCGGTGAACTTCAGTGGCTTCCTGAAGCCAAAGCCAAATTGAAAAATATCCCCTATTTTGTTCGGACTCAAGCTAGACAACGGATTGAACAACTAGCCAGAGAAGCAGAACAAGGTATTGTTACCGCAGAACTTGTGGAACAAGCCCGATTGGAATTTGGCCAATAG
- a CDS encoding dynamin family protein: MEAQSLTASIQDLQKNVVKTLQEAGKLMGSASDLFTIESEKKKYIQFQNQINEALPSIRNFELRVVIVAPTSAGKSTLVNAMIGRELLPSRTLDMTAYPTEIVFKAELTEPVLTISEGTLSLFNTAMEKLRNKIEFLGWDDTLDKIADYPLLQSLAEKVKERELTFLEQITGYEEIKRSLTEINDFVRLCSKLDSSINQIWSKIKDLPRIETPFIQDEKINITKRLGNLVIIDTPGPNSRENNIGETQENIRKELIRKQLNQSSVVLVVLDYTVFNTEVDNQIRTEIKEIVEVIGEDNLYILVNKIDQRKPDDTITSEQLRESIIASFNLNSSNNRNNKIFEVSGRRAFCATNFIQEIKQYSPEAISELKISELKTAEPLAAEVFGMDWKEELEDTTIDTLQKKAIKLWGKSRFSDFLENTINVLLVKSAPLSLKSSLKRSENRLKNLNNDLICWQSGFNRDFNQIQDDIKFVKSEKDLIETNEKVLEEKLNEPLKYLNDYLDSVVLKNWAPNIRSSDLEKKISALGINPKILECTSQNESNKYSQRIKKCTEEYFEKLLSEKEEKINEYISMTEEELSKLINKYLPKIQESVIRVRTRIQTNFSLNLDLTDEWQLPGFSSDEIPDGMSNINMGIKPQISIWGQLHNTFVSPLNLLRLNIPIVQEKYSIDVQQYIQEATKLMKDNFEDRKSEMKQYIKNQLSKEYITNENNVSYSDYIDQISTILQQILESKKLSEEPLKELKDKLEFAINDSQELLSKVENQLIAVEKLID; this comes from the coding sequence ATGGAAGCTCAATCTCTCACAGCGTCTATACAAGATTTACAGAAGAATGTAGTAAAAACACTGCAAGAGGCAGGCAAGTTAATGGGAAGTGCCAGCGATTTATTTACGATAGAGAGCGAAAAGAAAAAATATATTCAATTTCAGAATCAAATCAATGAGGCACTTCCAAGCATAAGAAATTTTGAACTGAGAGTTGTGATTGTTGCGCCAACCAGTGCTGGTAAGTCTACTCTAGTCAATGCCATGATTGGGAGAGAGTTACTCCCTAGTCGTACTCTTGATATGACAGCTTATCCGACAGAAATAGTGTTTAAAGCAGAATTAACAGAACCCGTTTTAACGATTAGTGAAGGTACTTTATCTTTATTTAATACTGCAATGGAAAAATTGCGAAATAAAATAGAATTTTTAGGATGGGATGATACTTTAGATAAAATTGCTGATTATCCACTCCTACAAAGTTTGGCTGAAAAAGTTAAAGAAAGAGAACTCACTTTTTTAGAGCAGATTACAGGATATGAGGAGATTAAACGATCTCTAACAGAAATCAATGATTTTGTTAGGCTTTGTAGCAAATTAGATTCTAGCATTAATCAGATCTGGAGTAAAATTAAGGATCTACCTCGTATCGAAACACCTTTTATACAAGATGAAAAAATTAACATAACAAAAAGGCTCGGTAATTTAGTCATCATTGATACACCTGGGCCAAATTCCAGAGAAAACAATATAGGAGAAACACAAGAAAACATTAGAAAGGAACTGATTAGAAAACAACTCAATCAAAGTTCAGTTGTTTTAGTTGTCTTAGATTATACAGTTTTTAATACTGAAGTTGATAACCAGATCAGAACTGAGATTAAAGAGATTGTAGAGGTTATTGGTGAAGATAATCTATACATTTTAGTGAATAAAATCGATCAACGTAAACCTGATGACACAATAACTTCTGAACAATTGCGAGAGTCAATTATAGCCAGCTTTAATCTAAATTCTTCTAACAACAGAAATAATAAAATTTTTGAAGTTTCAGGAAGAAGGGCTTTTTGTGCTACTAATTTTATTCAAGAAATTAAACAATATTCTCCTGAAGCAATATCTGAACTAAAAATATCTGAACTAAAAACGGCTGAACCTTTAGCGGCAGAAGTTTTTGGGATGGACTGGAAAGAAGAACTAGAGGATACAACAATTGATACACTTCAAAAAAAAGCTATAAAGCTCTGGGGTAAATCAAGGTTCAGTGATTTTTTGGAAAATACCATTAATGTACTTTTAGTTAAGAGCGCTCCTCTTTCTCTTAAAAGTTCACTTAAGCGGAGTGAAAATCGTTTAAAGAATCTCAATAATGATCTGATATGTTGGCAGAGTGGTTTCAATAGAGATTTTAACCAAATTCAAGACGATATTAAATTTGTTAAAAGCGAAAAAGACCTGATTGAAACTAATGAAAAGGTTTTAGAAGAAAAACTCAATGAACCGTTGAAGTATTTAAATGATTACTTGGATTCTGTTGTACTCAAAAATTGGGCTCCTAATATTCGCTCTAGCGATTTAGAGAAAAAGATATCGGCTCTTGGTATTAACCCTAAAATTTTAGAGTGTACAAGTCAGAATGAATCTAATAAATATTCTCAAAGAATAAAAAAGTGTACAGAAGAATATTTTGAAAAGCTTCTATCAGAGAAAGAGGAAAAAATTAATGAGTACATTTCAATGACTGAGGAGGAATTATCTAAACTGATTAACAAATATTTACCAAAAATACAAGAGTCTGTAATACGAGTTCGTACAAGAATACAAACTAATTTTTCACTTAATTTGGATCTGACCGATGAGTGGCAATTGCCAGGTTTTTCTTCTGATGAAATCCCTGATGGAATGTCTAATATAAACATGGGTATTAAGCCACAAATTTCTATTTGGGGTCAATTGCATAATACTTTTGTTTCACCTCTAAATTTATTGAGATTGAACATTCCAATTGTTCAAGAAAAATATTCCATTGATGTGCAACAGTATATTCAAGAAGCTACTAAGTTAATGAAAGATAATTTTGAAGATAGGAAATCTGAAATGAAACAGTATATTAAAAACCAATTATCTAAAGAATATATTACAAATGAAAATAATGTTTCTTACAGTGATTATATCGATCAAATATCAACGATTTTGCAGCAAATCCTCGAATCCAAAAAATTATCAGAAGAACCTTTGAAAGAGCTCAAAGATAAACTTGAATTTGCAATCAATGACAGCCAAGAATTGTTGAGCAAAGTTGAAAACCAGTTAATAGCTGTAGAAAAATTAATAGACTAA
- the lipA gene encoding lipoyl synthase, which produces MVVKPDWLRVKAPQWERVGNVKGILRDLGLNTVCEEASCPNIGECFNAGTATFLIMGPACTRACPYCDIDFEKKPQPLDPTEPERLAEAVRRMNLNHVVITSVNRDDLSDGGASQFVRCIEEVRAVSPQTTIEVLIPDLCGNWDALELILQAKPEVLNHNTETIKRLYRRVRPQGDYQRSLELLKRSRQLTPEVYTKSGIMVGLGETDAEVRETMQDLRTVDCDILTLGQYLQPSPKHLPLVEFIPPEQFKAWREFGESIGFLQVVASPLTRSSYHAEQVRGLMEKYPR; this is translated from the coding sequence GTGGTTGTCAAGCCAGACTGGTTGCGAGTTAAGGCCCCTCAATGGGAGCGCGTTGGAAACGTTAAAGGAATTTTGCGGGATCTCGGCTTAAACACCGTTTGTGAAGAAGCCTCCTGTCCTAATATTGGAGAATGCTTCAACGCCGGAACTGCCACATTTTTAATTATGGGGCCAGCTTGTACCCGTGCCTGTCCCTACTGTGATATTGATTTTGAGAAAAAACCCCAACCCCTTGACCCGACAGAACCGGAACGATTAGCGGAAGCAGTACGACGCATGAACCTGAATCATGTGGTGATCACGTCTGTTAACCGGGATGACCTAAGCGATGGCGGTGCGTCTCAATTTGTCCGGTGTATTGAAGAAGTGCGTGCTGTATCTCCCCAAACCACCATTGAAGTGTTAATTCCTGATTTGTGTGGCAATTGGGACGCTTTGGAACTGATTTTACAAGCGAAGCCGGAAGTTCTCAACCATAATACCGAAACGATTAAACGGCTGTATCGTCGAGTTCGTCCTCAAGGAGATTATCAACGTAGTTTGGAATTATTAAAGCGATCGCGACAACTCACCCCAGAGGTTTATACCAAATCAGGAATTATGGTGGGACTGGGTGAAACCGATGCAGAGGTTCGAGAAACCATGCAGGACTTACGGACTGTTGATTGTGATATCTTAACCTTGGGTCAATACCTACAACCGAGTCCTAAACATTTGCCCCTAGTGGAGTTTATTCCACCAGAACAATTTAAGGCTTGGCGAGAGTTTGGCGAGTCTATCGGGTTTCTGCAAGTTGTTGCGTCTCCCTTAACTCGGAGTTCCTACCACGCAGAACAAGTTCGAGGGTTAATGGAAAAATATCCGCGTTAG
- a CDS encoding MBL fold metallo-hydrolase, producing the protein MSNLQNQFTVHFWGVRGSIACPGSETVRYGGNTPCIEMRVGTERLIFDGGTGLRVLGQSLLAQMPVTAHLFFTHYHWDHIQGFPFFVPAFIKINTFYIYGTIAPDGSTVQHRLNDQMLHPNFPVPLQIMGADLKFVDISVGNSINISNEITVETALLNHPGEAVGYRVNWRNYSAAYVSDTEHFPDHLDENVLFLARNADVLIYDATYTDEEYHAEKTSKVGWGHSTWQEAVKIAKAAKVKRLVIFHHDPLHNDDFMDKIGEQVAEQFPNSLIAREGLSIQLSSPLNAINPTQVQAVTGNL; encoded by the coding sequence ATGTCTAATCTACAAAACCAATTCACGGTTCATTTTTGGGGAGTAAGAGGGAGCATCGCGTGTCCGGGTTCGGAGACCGTGCGCTATGGCGGAAATACGCCCTGTATCGAAATGCGAGTGGGTACGGAACGATTGATTTTTGATGGAGGTACGGGGTTACGAGTCCTGGGACAATCCCTCCTGGCTCAAATGCCGGTTACTGCCCATTTATTTTTTACTCATTATCATTGGGATCATATCCAAGGATTTCCCTTTTTTGTTCCGGCTTTTATTAAAATTAATACGTTTTATATCTATGGTACAATTGCTCCCGATGGTTCAACGGTGCAGCATCGTTTAAATGATCAAATGCTCCATCCTAATTTTCCCGTTCCGTTACAAATTATGGGAGCCGACTTAAAATTTGTCGATATTTCGGTAGGCAATTCGATTAATATTAGTAATGAAATTACCGTCGAAACAGCGTTATTAAACCATCCAGGTGAAGCGGTGGGGTATCGAGTTAACTGGCGAAACTATTCAGCCGCTTATGTCTCGGATACAGAACATTTTCCCGATCACTTAGATGAAAATGTATTATTTTTAGCTCGGAATGCTGATGTTTTAATTTACGATGCTACCTACACGGATGAAGAATATCATGCCGAAAAAACCAGTAAGGTAGGTTGGGGACATTCCACTTGGCAAGAAGCTGTTAAAATCGCTAAAGCCGCCAAGGTAAAACGGTTAGTCATTTTTCATCATGATCCGCTTCATAATGATGATTTTATGGATAAAATTGGCGAACAAGTTGCCGAACAGTTTCCCAATAGTTTAATCGCGCGGGAAGGATTATCAATTCAGTTAAGTTCTCCCTTGAATGCCATCAATCCTACACAAGTACAAGCTGTTACCGGAAATTTGTAA
- a CDS encoding DUF433 domain-containing protein → MTLKDLEPQLLALSLAEKAQAIQLLVQSLSNVWQGIEKTPGVCGGDARIANTRIPVWSLINYRRNGASDARILQDFPHLKAENLVNAWIYADTHPEEIEAAIRRNN, encoded by the coding sequence ATGACTCTAAAAGACTTAGAACCTCAACTGCTGGCCTTAAGTCTAGCGGAAAAAGCACAGGCTATTCAATTGCTAGTCCAAAGTTTAAGTAATGTTTGGCAAGGAATTGAAAAAACTCCTGGGGTGTGCGGTGGGGATGCTAGAATTGCTAACACTCGTATCCCTGTTTGGTCATTGATCAATTATCGCCGGAATGGTGCTTCTGATGCTCGAATCTTACAAGATTTTCCTCATTTGAAAGCAGAAAATTTAGTCAATGCTTGGATTTATGCTGATACTCATCCAGAAGAAATTGAGGCAGCTATCCGCAGAAATAATTAA
- a CDS encoding ABC transporter permease gives MSSSYIPISLEQLALSVLFILINIVLSLGLQLGLARTLVIASLRMVVQLLLIGYVLNWLFTLSHPVPIIALALLMTTIAGISSVNRTSRRFAGIYWRSLLSVFISSFLITNLTTLGIIQVQPWYDPQYFIPLLGMVLGNTLTGISLGLDRFMESLVNQRQKIETLLALGATRWEATHEEVQAAVRTGMIPMINSMMVMGIVSLPGMMTGQILAGASPLDAVRYQIIIIFAIASATALGTLGVVLLAWLSLLNSSHQICLDRLIKQDIY, from the coding sequence ATGTCTAGTTCTTATATTCCAATTAGTTTAGAACAATTAGCCTTATCAGTTTTATTTATTCTGATTAATATTGTCCTATCGTTAGGACTCCAATTAGGTCTAGCGCGAACCTTAGTAATTGCTAGTCTGCGAATGGTGGTGCAGTTATTATTAATTGGATATGTCTTAAATTGGTTGTTTACCTTATCCCATCCTGTCCCGATTATTGCCTTAGCATTGCTGATGACCACTATCGCCGGAATTTCCAGTGTAAATCGCACCTCTCGCAGATTTGCAGGAATTTATTGGCGGAGTTTATTATCGGTTTTTATCTCCTCATTTTTGATTACCAATTTAACAACCCTTGGTATTATTCAGGTTCAACCTTGGTATGATCCGCAATACTTTATTCCCCTCTTAGGAATGGTATTAGGAAATACCTTGACAGGAATTTCTTTAGGATTAGATCGATTCATGGAATCTTTAGTTAATCAACGTCAAAAAATTGAAACCTTATTAGCTTTAGGAGCCACTCGTTGGGAAGCAACCCATGAAGAAGTTCAAGCGGCAGTTAGAACCGGAATGATCCCGATGATTAATTCAATGATGGTGATGGGAATTGTCAGTTTACCGGGTATGATGACGGGGCAAATTTTAGCAGGAGCGAGTCCGTTAGATGCAGTACGATATCAGATTATTATTATCTTTGCGATCGCCTCAGCAACAGCATTAGGAACCTTGGGAGTTGTGTTATTAGCATGGCTTTCTCTGCTAAATTCTTCTCATCAAATTTGTTTAGATCGCTTAATCAAACAAGACATTTACTGA
- a CDS encoding glycosyltransferase family 4 protein, protein MNTLKTRDVNQLRLLIVADNISRKMGGEAGKNLYYLQLLQERNVDVHIICHARVREELQEELTKAEFKKIRFIEDSPLQSNLWKITQHLPPRIQVGMIEQLIRLNTQLRARKLAKQIIQEHKINLVFEPSPITPKGISCLYDLGVPVVIGPLSGGLDFPPAFQYMDGSKTRTTVELIKEYSEFIHQLLPGKLKADTIIVANSQTKAALPKGCKGKIYEVIECGVDLEIWQPKIYTQPDPNQPIRFIYTGRFVDWKGVEFLLEAFKIVSEQTSAVLELVGDGILRPQLQAQVEQLNLQNKVHFHGWMKREQMATFIRECDIFVLPAVREAGGNVVLEAMASALPVIVANWAGPAKTVHSSCGILVDPCSKAGFIQGLADGMLRLANSPELRFQMGQAGIKRVKQHYFDWDAKCDRILEIFQETLHDYGAVSEQITPLQPTYRPKISSAT, encoded by the coding sequence ATGAATACCCTCAAAACCCGCGATGTAAATCAATTACGCCTGTTGATAGTCGCAGATAATATATCGCGGAAAATGGGGGGTGAAGCCGGAAAAAATCTGTATTATTTGCAACTTTTGCAGGAACGGAATGTTGATGTGCATATTATTTGTCATGCACGAGTCCGCGAAGAACTTCAGGAGGAGTTGACAAAAGCAGAGTTTAAAAAAATCCGATTTATTGAAGATAGTCCTTTGCAAAGTAATCTTTGGAAAATAACTCAACACTTACCTCCTCGTATTCAAGTGGGAATGATAGAACAATTGATCCGCCTGAATACTCAACTTCGAGCTAGAAAACTAGCCAAGCAAATCATTCAAGAACACAAGATTAACCTAGTATTTGAACCCTCTCCGATTACCCCAAAAGGCATTAGTTGCCTCTACGATTTAGGTGTACCTGTTGTGATTGGGCCCTTATCAGGAGGATTAGATTTTCCTCCAGCCTTTCAATACATGGATGGGTCAAAAACCCGGACAACAGTTGAGCTTATCAAAGAGTATTCTGAGTTTATTCATCAATTATTGCCAGGAAAACTAAAAGCTGATACTATCATTGTAGCCAATTCCCAAACTAAAGCTGCTTTACCAAAAGGTTGCAAAGGCAAAATTTATGAAGTCATTGAATGTGGAGTGGATTTAGAGATTTGGCAACCTAAAATCTATACTCAGCCTGATCCGAATCAACCGATTCGCTTTATTTATACGGGACGATTTGTAGATTGGAAAGGAGTAGAATTTTTACTCGAAGCCTTTAAAATTGTATCCGAACAAACCTCTGCTGTTTTAGAATTGGTTGGAGATGGAATATTACGACCCCAATTACAAGCCCAAGTTGAACAATTAAACCTTCAAAATAAGGTTCATTTTCACGGTTGGATGAAACGGGAACAGATGGCTACTTTTATCCGTGAGTGTGATATTTTTGTATTGCCTGCGGTACGAGAAGCGGGAGGAAATGTCGTATTAGAAGCGATGGCATCTGCGTTACCTGTTATTGTTGCCAATTGGGCTGGGCCAGCTAAAACAGTACACTCCAGTTGTGGAATTCTCGTAGACCCCTGTTCTAAAGCCGGGTTTATTCAAGGGTTAGCCGATGGGATGCTGCGGTTAGCCAACTCCCCCGAATTGCGGTTTCAAATGGGTCAAGCCGGAATAAAACGGGTGAAACAGCATTATTTTGATTGGGATGCAAAATGCGATCGCATTTTAGAAATATTCCAAGAAACCCTTCATGATTATGGTGCTGTCAGTGAGCAGATCACCCCATTACAACCTACATACAGACCTAAAATTTCTTCAGCGACTTAA
- a CDS encoding WD40 repeat domain-containing protein: protein MIRYNNFQVFSSTSARELFSVSWSPDSQTIASGSDDNTIKLWSFDLDQFMVSACEWMKDYLENSSSVSEKDRCLCEGVRVNPQP from the coding sequence ATGATCCGATATAATAACTTTCAAGTTTTTTCATCTACTTCTGCCAGGGAATTATTCAGTGTGAGTTGGAGTCCCGACAGCCAAACCATCGCTTCTGGGAGTGATGACAACACTATCAAGTTGTGGTCTTTTGATTTAGATCAATTCATGGTATCGGCTTGTGAGTGGATGAAGGATTATCTGGAGAATAGTTCAAGTGTCAGTGAAAAGGACAGATGTTTGTGTGAGGGGGTGAGAGTGAATCCGCAACCGTGA
- a CDS encoding HEAT repeat domain-containing protein: MEDEELSVINTQDPLESPLDQLDDGEVAKPDPEEMLLLLKSPESQGRMIAARAFCEIQDGRAIPDLINLLQDACPLVRVSVAYALGRNSNSQAVEALIEQLNRDWNGYVRKGIVWALGTCGDRRALEPLLDALKTDIPAVRLWAASSLGQMAKVGYEIVIRAIPPMIEALRQDPIAAVRSNCAWALGQLCRELPSNVVYAVAIDALIEALEEDADMGVKDDAKSSLLRVGDPRGLQIIEDLEMDGLL, translated from the coding sequence ATGGAGGATGAAGAACTGAGCGTAATCAATACCCAAGACCCGTTAGAGAGTCCTTTGGATCAATTGGATGATGGCGAAGTGGCCAAACCAGATCCAGAGGAAATGTTGCTGTTGTTAAAATCACCGGAATCCCAAGGGCGGATGATCGCAGCACGGGCATTTTGCGAAATTCAGGACGGGCGTGCTATTCCTGATTTGATTAATTTATTACAGGATGCTTGCCCCCTGGTGCGGGTGAGTGTCGCCTATGCTTTAGGGCGCAACTCTAATTCTCAAGCCGTTGAAGCTTTAATTGAACAACTCAACCGCGACTGGAATGGTTATGTCCGTAAAGGAATTGTTTGGGCCTTGGGAACCTGTGGCGATCGCAGAGCCTTAGAACCCTTACTAGATGCCCTAAAAACTGATATTCCGGCGGTACGCTTGTGGGCGGCAAGTTCTCTTGGTCAAATGGCGAAAGTCGGTTATGAGATTGTGATCCGAGCCATTCCCCCCATGATTGAAGCTTTGCGTCAAGACCCCATCGCGGCGGTTAGAAGTAATTGTGCTTGGGCGTTAGGACAATTATGTCGAGAACTGCCTTCCAATGTCGTTTATGCTGTGGCGATTGATGCCTTAATTGAAGCGTTGGAAGAAGATGCAGATATGGGGGTTAAAGATGATGCTAAATCCTCTCTATTAAGAGTCGGTGATCCGCGAGGATTACAAATTATTGAAGACTTAGAAATGGACGGTTTATTATAG
- the urtE gene encoding urea ABC transporter ATP-binding subunit UrtE: MLQVSGVNVYYGESHILRDVDLSVAPGEMVCLIGRNGVGKTTLLKSIMGLLKPKTGEIYFQGKPLNKVSTDKRARLGIGYVPQGREVIPRVTVKENLLLGLEALPEGRKGKPEIPEEIFELFPVLKTMLSRMGGDLSGGQQQQLAIARALMGRPQLLVLDEPTEGIQPSIIFEIEAAVRHIIETTGISVLLVEQHLHFVRQADRYYAMQKGGIVASGATKDLSQEVIQQFLAV, translated from the coding sequence ATGTTACAGGTGTCGGGAGTCAATGTTTATTATGGGGAAAGCCATATTTTACGCGATGTGGATTTAAGCGTTGCACCTGGAGAAATGGTGTGTTTAATTGGACGGAATGGTGTGGGCAAAACCACCCTTTTAAAAAGTATTATGGGGTTACTCAAACCTAAAACAGGGGAGATTTATTTTCAAGGGAAACCCCTGAATAAAGTTTCAACGGATAAACGGGCTAGATTAGGCATTGGTTATGTTCCCCAAGGGCGGGAAGTGATTCCCCGTGTTACGGTGAAAGAAAATCTATTATTAGGGTTAGAAGCATTACCCGAAGGACGAAAAGGAAAACCCGAAATACCTGAAGAAATTTTTGAGTTATTTCCCGTTTTAAAAACCATGTTATCTCGGATGGGAGGAGATTTAAGCGGCGGACAACAACAACAGTTAGCCATCGCAAGGGCGTTAATGGGAAGACCTCAATTATTGGTTTTAGATGAACCCACTGAAGGGATTCAACCCTCGATTATTTTCGAAATTGAAGCCGCAGTTCGACATATTATCGAAACAACGGGAATTTCGGTTTTATTAGTGGAACAACATTTACATTTTGTCCGCCAAGCTGACCGTTATTATGCCATGCAAAAAGGGGGAATTGTTGCTTCGGGTGCTACAAAAGATTTAAGTCAAGAAGTGATTCAACAATTTTTAGCCGTGTAA